A single genomic interval of Malania oleifera isolate guangnan ecotype guangnan chromosome 13, ASM2987363v1, whole genome shotgun sequence harbors:
- the LOC131145601 gene encoding major pollen allergen Ole e 10-like, with translation MAKVNYLSIGILSFLLCIGACLAFEGYTTGFEEKRAMTWCVAKPSATTEMLRQAIVTCCEDTGISCGPIYPPNGKCFQPNTLANHASVALNIFYKARRICPGQAGVVTTKDPSYGQCIFEGTP, from the exons ATGGCCAAGGTTAATTATCTATCGATTGGTATCCTCTCTTTCTTACTTTGCATTGGAGCTTGCTTAGCATTCGAAGGATACACCACTGGTTTTGAGGAGAAGAGG GCCATGACTTGGTGTGTGGCGAAACCAAGTGCAACAACTGAGATGCTGCGGCAAGCCATAGTGACATGTTGTGAAGACACAGGGATATCCTGCGGCCCTATATATCCTCCTAATGGAAAATGCTTCCAGCCCAACACTTTGGCAAATCATGCTTCTGTGGCTCTCAATATCTTCTACAAAGCCCGTAGGATTTGCCCTGGCCAAGCTGGTGTTGTTACCACCAAAGATCCAT CTTATGGGCAGTGCATTTTTGAAGGAACTCCATGA